The Winogradskyella schleiferi genome has a window encoding:
- a CDS encoding TlpA disulfide reductase family protein, protein MKQLLILCLAISILACKEEPKDYATISGKIENPDESKTLKIFQGRNYEKTITLNDDGTFKDTLKVEAGDYNFQHGKEYGQIYLKNDNESSFETDNNSFADSMVFKGDASDINNFSVQSFLVAKNHFSEDLISSGTKEEVEKALESYKAAYEDIKNKYADVDSTHIARMNQSVENTVQQINRFMAAKLATREALPKGSPSPSFENYENFAGGELSLSDLKGKYVYFDIWATWCGPCIKEIPSLKKVEEQYEGKNIAFVSISVDEGRGYKGDKAAAHAGWKKMVADKDLGGIQLIADNGFQSEFVKNYQINGIPRFILVDPEGNIVNADAPRPSSSALVELFDELGI, encoded by the coding sequence ATGAAACAATTATTAATACTTTGCCTAGCAATCAGTATATTAGCTTGTAAAGAAGAGCCTAAAGATTACGCAACAATTTCTGGTAAGATTGAAAACCCTGATGAGAGTAAAACCTTAAAGATTTTTCAAGGTAGAAATTACGAAAAAACCATAACGCTTAATGATGACGGGACATTTAAAGATACTTTAAAAGTTGAAGCCGGTGATTATAACTTTCAGCATGGAAAGGAATATGGTCAGATTTATTTAAAGAACGATAATGAGTCTTCTTTTGAAACTGACAATAATTCATTTGCGGATTCAATGGTATTTAAAGGTGATGCGTCCGATATCAATAACTTTTCCGTTCAATCTTTTTTAGTTGCTAAAAATCATTTTAGTGAAGACCTTATTTCATCTGGTACTAAAGAAGAGGTTGAAAAAGCATTGGAATCGTACAAAGCAGCCTATGAAGATATTAAGAACAAATATGCTGATGTCGATTCTACACATATAGCAAGGATGAATCAGAGTGTTGAAAATACAGTTCAGCAAATCAATAGATTTATGGCGGCTAAATTAGCCACAAGAGAAGCGCTACCAAAAGGGTCACCATCACCATCTTTTGAAAATTATGAAAATTTTGCAGGTGGAGAACTGTCACTTTCAGACCTAAAAGGAAAATATGTCTATTTTGATATCTGGGCAACTTGGTGTGGTCCTTGTATAAAGGAAATCCCTTCACTTAAAAAAGTAGAAGAACAATATGAAGGTAAAAATATTGCGTTTGTAAGCATTTCCGTAGATGAAGGAAGAGGTTATAAAGGAGACAAAGCGGCAGCTCACGCAGGCTGGAAAAAAATGGTTGCCGACAAAGATTTAGGTGGCATACAACTCATAGCAGATAATGGATTTCAATCTGAATTTGTTAAAAACTACCAAATTAATGGTATCCCAAGATTTATATTGGTAGATCCAGAAGGCAATATTGTGAATGCAGATGCACCACGACCATCAAGTTCTGCTTTAGTGGAATTATTTGATGAATTAGGAATATAA
- a CDS encoding class I SAM-dependent rRNA methyltransferase, with the protein MKQNLKPKNLAVKLNAKGEQFVVKGHPWVFSKSIVKINDDAETGDLAIIFSKNKNKVIGLGLYDANSPIRIKIIHNAETKVKVDADFFHHKIKLAFVKRSELLKTHTNSYRLLFGENDGFPGLIADVYDKVLVVKLYSEIWLPYLDSILESLQQISKAESVVMRLSRSLKNSKNHNYTDGEVIFGTLENEVVAFVEHGVKFSANVIKGHKTGYFLDHRANRKRVGELSQGKTVLDVFSYAGGFSVHALANGATEVTSLDISKQALDMARENGKLNAYSGKHKTISGDAFVEMKALIQKGKTYDVVVIDPPSFAKQQSEIELAKKKYAQLAELGEKLTAKNGILVLASCSSRVIAQSFFDLNDSVLNAQARLFETELKTKHDIDHPIAFPEGAYLKCGYYRFLE; encoded by the coding sequence TTGAAGCAAAATCTTAAACCTAAAAATCTCGCTGTAAAGCTCAATGCCAAAGGCGAACAATTCGTTGTCAAAGGTCATCCGTGGGTGTTTTCTAAAAGTATTGTAAAAATTAATGACGATGCTGAAACAGGCGATTTAGCCATTATTTTTAGTAAAAACAAAAACAAAGTCATTGGTTTAGGTTTATATGATGCTAATTCTCCAATCCGAATTAAAATTATTCACAACGCTGAAACCAAAGTGAAAGTTGATGCTGATTTCTTTCATCATAAAATTAAATTGGCTTTTGTAAAACGTTCAGAATTATTAAAAACCCATACCAATAGTTACCGATTATTGTTTGGCGAGAATGATGGTTTTCCGGGTTTGATTGCCGATGTATATGATAAGGTGTTGGTCGTAAAATTATATTCTGAAATATGGTTGCCCTATTTAGATTCCATTTTAGAAAGTTTACAGCAAATTTCAAAGGCTGAAAGTGTTGTGATGCGCTTAAGTAGAAGTTTAAAAAACAGTAAAAATCATAACTATACAGATGGTGAGGTGATTTTCGGAACGCTTGAAAATGAAGTGGTAGCGTTTGTTGAACATGGGGTAAAATTTTCGGCAAACGTCATCAAAGGCCATAAAACAGGTTATTTTTTAGACCATAGAGCGAATAGAAAACGGGTAGGGGAATTGAGTCAAGGAAAAACCGTTTTGGACGTGTTTTCTTATGCCGGTGGTTTCTCAGTACACGCTTTAGCCAATGGTGCAACCGAAGTCACAAGTTTAGATATAAGCAAACAGGCTTTGGATATGGCTAGGGAAAATGGAAAATTAAATGCGTATTCTGGCAAGCACAAAACCATTTCTGGCGATGCTTTTGTTGAAATGAAGGCTTTAATACAAAAAGGTAAAACCTATGATGTTGTGGTTATCGATCCACCGAGTTTTGCCAAGCAACAATCTGAAATTGAATTAGCCAAAAAGAAATATGCGCAATTAGCAGAACTAGGAGAGAAGTTGACTGCAAAAAACGGTATTTTGGTTTTAGCTTCGTGCTCATCGCGTGTAATAGCACAATCTTTTTTTGACTTGAATGATAGCGTTTTGAACGCCCAAGCCAGACTTTTTGAAACTGAACTTAAAACAAAACACGATATTGACCATCCTATTGCATTTCCCGAAGGCGCTTATCTGAAATGTGGCTATTATCGGTTTTTAGAATAA
- a CDS encoding NAD(P)H-dependent flavin oxidoreductase, with the protein MQTKLIQLLKIKYPIIQAPMFLVSNVAMVTEAMKAGIAGCIPALNYRTIEELRAAIKELKANKVEGGSFGFNLIVNKSNVKYKGQLEAICEEGCDFIITSLGSPEETIRQAHAVGIKVFCDVTDLRFAKKVEDLGADAAIAVNNEAGGHRGKLSPEEFTNLLNKELDIPVISAGGVGCKADIDKMLSYGAAGVSVGSPFIASIEAGVTDEYKQACVDYGEKDIIMTERISGTPCTVINTPYVQKIGTKATWIENLLNKNKTLKKWVKMIRFSIGMKATENAAKKATYKTVWVAGPSIEHTTEILPVKAIVDKLTH; encoded by the coding sequence ATGCAAACCAAACTAATACAACTCCTCAAGATAAAATACCCAATTATTCAAGCACCTATGTTTTTGGTCTCTAACGTTGCCATGGTAACAGAAGCCATGAAAGCAGGCATTGCAGGTTGTATTCCAGCATTAAACTACAGAACTATTGAAGAATTAAGAGCAGCCATAAAAGAATTAAAGGCGAATAAAGTTGAAGGCGGTTCATTTGGATTCAATTTAATTGTGAATAAATCCAATGTTAAATACAAAGGACAATTGGAGGCGATATGCGAAGAAGGCTGCGATTTCATCATTACATCTTTGGGAAGTCCTGAGGAAACTATAAGACAAGCACATGCTGTTGGTATAAAAGTGTTTTGTGATGTGACCGATTTAAGGTTTGCCAAAAAAGTAGAAGATTTGGGAGCAGATGCAGCGATCGCCGTAAATAATGAAGCTGGTGGCCACAGGGGAAAATTGTCGCCAGAAGAATTCACGAATCTTTTAAATAAGGAATTGGATATTCCTGTAATCTCTGCTGGAGGCGTAGGTTGCAAAGCAGACATTGATAAGATGTTGAGTTATGGAGCAGCTGGAGTTTCGGTCGGAAGTCCTTTTATTGCTTCGATTGAAGCTGGAGTGACCGATGAGTATAAACAAGCTTGTGTCGATTATGGCGAAAAAGATATCATAATGACCGAACGTATTTCAGGAACGCCATGTACGGTGATCAATACACCTTATGTTCAAAAAATAGGTACTAAAGCGACTTGGATCGAAAACCTTTTGAACAAAAATAAAACCTTAAAAAAATGGGTAAAAATGATCCGTTTTTCAATAGGAATGAAAGCTACGGAAAATGCTGCCAAAAAAGCAACTTACAAAACCGTTTGGGTTGCAGGTCCGAGTATTGAGCATACCACAGAAATCCTTCCAGTCAAAGCGATTGTAGATAAATTAACACATTAG
- a CDS encoding YiiX/YebB-like N1pC/P60 family cysteine hydrolase, with product MKSVSFFLILILSVSCANTLDIKSGDIVFRGALNSELSEAINEVTQTSKSTSYTHMGICDVEDGTVFVYHSDLGKGVVKEPLDSFIGAEDSVSQSVDLYRIKNMAPKQIEEVISKAKLLVGNPYNTTYILEDEGYYCSEYIYEIIKKDSVFELEPMTFKDAETNSFHKGWIEHYENLGIAIPEGKPGCNPNGMANSKTIEFIKNLN from the coding sequence TTGAAGTCAGTTTCGTTTTTTCTGATCTTAATTCTATCTGTTTCTTGTGCAAACACATTAGATATTAAATCTGGTGATATTGTATTTAGAGGCGCACTTAATAGTGAGCTATCTGAAGCTATAAATGAGGTCACTCAAACTTCGAAGTCAACAAGTTATACACACATGGGAATTTGTGATGTTGAAGACGGGACTGTTTTTGTATATCATTCAGATTTGGGGAAAGGGGTTGTAAAAGAACCGTTAGATTCGTTCATTGGAGCTGAAGATTCTGTAAGTCAAAGTGTAGATTTATATCGTATCAAAAACATGGCTCCAAAACAAATAGAAGAAGTAATTTCTAAAGCGAAATTGCTAGTTGGTAACCCATATAATACCACATATATTTTAGAAGATGAAGGGTATTATTGCTCTGAATACATCTATGAAATTATTAAGAAGGATTCGGTGTTTGAGTTAGAACCAATGACGTTTAAAGATGCAGAAACAAATAGCTTTCATAAGGGATGGATTGAACATTACGAAAACTTAGGAATTGCGATTCCAGAAGGTAAACCAGGATGTAATCCAAATGGTATGGCGAATAGTAAAACCATAGAATTTATAAAAAATTTAAATTAA
- a CDS encoding VOC family protein, with translation MKLKPKSIRPFIGAKDYAISRQFYKDLGFEEFIISHNMSVFRTGEFTFYLQNAYVKDWVDNTMVFLEVVNVENHLENLKQSGIIQKYDHVRCSEVVYNDWGNEFFLHDPSGILWHIGEFNIVAE, from the coding sequence ATGAAACTAAAACCAAAATCCATCCGGCCATTTATAGGTGCAAAAGACTATGCAATTTCAAGACAATTCTATAAAGACCTAGGATTTGAGGAATTTATTATTTCCCATAATATGTCTGTATTCAGAACTGGAGAATTCACCTTCTATTTACAGAATGCTTACGTAAAAGATTGGGTCGATAATACCATGGTTTTTCTTGAAGTGGTAAATGTTGAAAACCATTTAGAAAATCTAAAGCAAAGTGGCATAATCCAAAAGTATGACCATGTGAGATGTTCAGAGGTTGTTTACAATGATTGGGGAAATGAGTTTTTTCTGCACGATCCGTCTGGAATCCTTTGGCATATTGGAGAATTTAACATTGTAGCTGAATAA
- a CDS encoding YtxH domain-containing protein: protein MIHKGTLVLGALIGAAAGVLLATDKGSVTRAKLKKEGKDIKDQLTSDFAEVKEDLSKAATSGKEKFKQDLEDFTSKSSHKTEQAITFIEKQLAILKEKNKTLQKTS, encoded by the coding sequence ATGATTCATAAAGGAACATTAGTATTAGGCGCATTAATAGGCGCAGCCGCAGGCGTATTGTTAGCAACAGACAAAGGAAGCGTTACGAGAGCTAAGCTTAAGAAAGAAGGTAAAGACATCAAAGATCAATTAACTTCAGATTTTGCAGAAGTAAAAGAGGATTTATCTAAAGCAGCAACTTCTGGTAAAGAAAAGTTTAAGCAAGATTTGGAAGACTTTACGTCAAAATCAAGTCACAAAACAGAACAAGCGATTACGTTTATTGAAAAACAACTGGCGATACTTAAAGAGAAGAATAAAACACTTCAAAAAACGAGTTAA
- a CDS encoding GNAT family N-acetyltransferase — translation MNVPILENKRVKLEPLNLNNYEFLESIAQEKNLLAYSPSDISAPEKLKNYVQVAVEGLNYKVTVPFIIYDKQKQVYAGSTRFGLINWKNKVLHIGWTWIGHQFQGSGLNANMKFLMLQYAFETLEFEKVEFRIDERNHKSRKAIEKLGAKLEGILRQDVLMKDGFRRSTCCYGILRTEWADLKTTIFEDCL, via the coding sequence ATGAACGTACCAATCCTAGAAAACAAGAGAGTAAAACTTGAGCCATTAAACCTCAATAATTACGAATTCTTAGAGTCAATAGCCCAAGAAAAGAATCTTTTGGCCTACTCGCCTTCCGATATTTCGGCTCCTGAAAAATTGAAAAACTATGTACAAGTCGCCGTTGAAGGGCTTAATTATAAAGTCACGGTTCCATTTATAATTTATGATAAACAAAAACAAGTCTATGCTGGCTCAACACGTTTTGGCTTAATCAACTGGAAAAATAAAGTCCTGCATATTGGTTGGACGTGGATTGGACACCAATTTCAAGGTTCAGGTCTAAATGCTAATATGAAATTTTTAATGCTTCAATATGCTTTTGAAACACTAGAGTTTGAAAAGGTAGAGTTTAGAATAGATGAACGTAATCACAAATCGCGAAAAGCAATTGAAAAATTGGGAGCCAAACTTGAAGGAATTCTGAGACAAGATGTACTCATGAAAGATGGTTTTAGACGAAGCACCTGCTGTTATGGTATTTTGAGAACAGAATGGGCCGACCTTAAAACTACGATTTTCGAAGATTGCCTTTAA
- a CDS encoding alpha/beta hydrolase — MNSEEKEITYTTSNSYSTLNTLTERTKTVWMVFHGMGYLSRYFMRYFKGLNAEVNYIIAPQAPSKYYIQPKMHVGANWLTRDNTETGMENIQNYFDAVLEAEKIPDNINLIVFGYSQGVSVAMRYLAKRQLQCGQLVLHSGGIPKELTAKDFEYLPETTQVKMIYGTQDEYLDENRIQLESEKAESLFGKRLIVMPFEGKHVVNVDFINDLV, encoded by the coding sequence ATGAATTCAGAAGAGAAAGAAATCACATATACAACGAGCAACTCCTACTCTACTTTAAATACACTAACGGAACGCACCAAAACCGTTTGGATGGTTTTTCATGGTATGGGTTATTTAAGTCGCTATTTTATGAGATATTTTAAGGGTTTGAATGCTGAAGTAAACTATATCATAGCACCACAAGCTCCGAGTAAATATTACATTCAACCAAAAATGCATGTCGGTGCTAATTGGTTGACACGTGATAATACCGAAACTGGAATGGAAAACATCCAGAATTATTTTGACGCTGTTTTAGAAGCTGAAAAGATTCCCGATAACATCAATCTTATCGTTTTTGGCTATTCCCAGGGTGTGAGCGTTGCCATGCGCTATTTGGCGAAACGTCAATTACAATGCGGTCAGTTGGTGCTGCATTCTGGTGGTATTCCGAAAGAATTAACTGCGAAGGATTTTGAGTATTTACCTGAAACTACCCAAGTAAAAATGATTTATGGTACTCAAGATGAGTATTTGGACGAGAATAGAATTCAATTAGAATCTGAAAAGGCTGAATCGCTTTTTGGTAAACGATTGATTGTGATGCCATTTGAAGGAAAACATGTGGTCAATGTGGATTTTATAAATGATTTGGTTTAG
- a CDS encoding PaaI family thioesterase: MQLSKDAVLAKANAASKNTLMETLSIDFMDFGDDFLIARMPVTSKVHQPDGVLHGGATAALAESVGSFASHVFIDTEKFFVRGLEITANHLKSISEGYVYAKATFLHKGRTTQLLDIRVTDEADNLISICRLSTISLPKKS, from the coding sequence ATGCAATTATCTAAGGATGCCGTTTTGGCAAAGGCCAATGCCGCAAGCAAAAATACATTAATGGAAACCTTAAGTATTGATTTTATGGACTTTGGCGATGATTTCTTAATTGCAAGAATGCCTGTAACCTCAAAAGTACACCAACCAGATGGCGTTTTGCATGGCGGAGCAACAGCAGCATTAGCCGAAAGTGTTGGTAGTTTTGCTTCCCACGTTTTTATAGACACGGAAAAGTTTTTTGTCCGTGGATTGGAAATTACAGCGAACCATTTAAAGAGTATTAGTGAAGGTTACGTATATGCAAAAGCCACATTTTTGCACAAAGGAAGAACGACACAACTTCTGGATATTAGAGTAACGGACGAAGCTGATAATTTGATTTCAATTTGTCGTTTATCTACCATTTCACTTCCCAAAAAATCATAG
- a CDS encoding chorismate-binding protein, giving the protein MHEDSFFEALETHYANQLPFVVYSRPINSKIQCWLQKDDDLHKTETFTESGFVFAPFNLNEKSILFPKEACLYSEIDIEILGTEVVEPTKIFQNETERFQHINLVSEGIKRIKNSNLEKVVLSRCESKPIQNIDPITIFKRLFNTYKNAMVYCWYHPKVGLWIGATPELLFKVEGKQLTTISLAGTQPYRQISKPTWTNKEFEEQQIVTNYITEQIKPYTKQINVSDVETVRAGNLLHLKTRVISLIKDNSELKSIIEALHPTPAVCGFPKAEATEFILQHENYNREYYTGFLGELNLTQVKTRNNNRRNVENNAYSVVKTQSNFYVNLRCMQLQASKALIYVGGGVTKDSNPEREWEETVNKSATITAVLS; this is encoded by the coding sequence ATGCACGAAGATTCATTTTTTGAAGCTTTAGAAACCCACTACGCCAATCAATTGCCTTTTGTAGTTTATAGTAGACCTATAAATTCTAAAATCCAATGCTGGTTGCAGAAAGACGATGACTTACACAAAACGGAAACTTTTACCGAAAGTGGTTTTGTATTTGCACCATTTAATCTCAACGAAAAAAGCATTCTATTCCCGAAAGAAGCTTGTTTGTATTCTGAAATTGATATTGAAATTTTAGGCACTGAAGTTGTTGAACCTACCAAGATTTTTCAGAATGAAACCGAAAGATTTCAACATATTAATTTAGTTTCCGAAGGTATAAAGCGCATCAAAAATAGCAATTTGGAAAAAGTAGTGCTATCAAGATGTGAATCAAAGCCCATTCAAAATATTGATCCGATTACTATTTTTAAACGTCTATTCAACACCTATAAAAATGCGATGGTTTATTGTTGGTACCATCCTAAAGTAGGACTTTGGATTGGAGCCACACCAGAATTATTATTTAAAGTGGAAGGCAAACAATTGACCACCATCTCTTTGGCAGGAACACAACCGTATAGACAAATCTCGAAACCAACTTGGACAAATAAAGAGTTTGAAGAACAACAAATTGTAACGAATTATATTACTGAGCAGATAAAACCGTACACGAAACAAATTAACGTCTCTGACGTTGAAACGGTTAGAGCAGGTAATCTTTTACATCTTAAAACCAGAGTAATTAGCTTAATTAAGGATAACTCAGAATTAAAATCAATCATTGAAGCCTTACACCCAACTCCAGCTGTTTGTGGGTTTCCTAAAGCTGAAGCTACAGAATTCATTCTTCAACATGAAAACTATAATCGCGAGTATTACACCGGTTTTTTAGGAGAATTGAATCTCACTCAGGTCAAAACTAGAAATAACAACAGACGCAATGTGGAAAACAATGCCTACTCGGTTGTAAAAACGCAGTCTAACTTTTATGTGAATTTGCGTTGTATGCAACTACAAGCTTCAAAAGCCTTAATCTATGTTGGTGGCGGAGTAACTAAAGATTCCAACCCAGAAAGAGAATGGGAGGAAACTGTTAATAAATCTGCAACTATAACCGCCGTACTTAGTTAA
- a CDS encoding S41 family peptidase, with protein sequence MKIFALLVTIFTCFTFQLTYAQDNDNLWFRNTAISPNGQQIAFTYNADIYVVSVTGGKARRLTSHSAYDTKPVWSHDGSNIAFSSNRHGNFDIFVMNINVGNLKRLTYHSADDWASDFSQNDNAVWFNSIRLDDAKSLLFHDLGELYSVSLNAEMPIQLLSIPAYKARNNANGDILFEEIKGYEDQWRKHHNSSVTRDIWIKKETGTFEKLSSFNGEDRNPVFGPDEIIYYLSEKYGTMNVIQSSLSSPDETTQISDFTMHPVRHLSVSNTDILCYNFNGQIYTQKPNASPKLISVDVSGDTSLLKNELLFVNDDVEEMVPSPNGKELLFIYRGDIFATSVDGSLTRRITSTPEQERHIDISSDGRTIVYAGERNNSWNLYTQTLPNKDEKYFTIALELKEEILLENEAETFQPKFSPDGEVVGYLEDRTKLKTINLKSKEITTIHNGEKHFSYADGDQDFEWSPDGKWFAVTFYPNRYWVGEIGIISANGDQKLVNVSKSGFSDFNPKWSKDGSILYWASDRNGMHSVAKTGPSESDIYGVFLTQNAYDKFKLKKDEFELLNDDEEENEEKDDNSKKKKKEEKERKEEKVIQPITIDFDNLSKRKEKLTLFSTRLSSALLSKDLKQLYYLGSSDRKADLWNLDLRTKEIKSLGKFGNGGRVAFDDEQENLFVLSGGTISKVEIKTGKKEAVDIDSEMAFDLSAERAYLMDHVSRQVKKKFLDPNLHGAPWDSLTTNYKKFVPYLNNDFDFKDILGELLGELNASHTGARFKNEDKKGDQTASLGVFYDTSHKGKGLKILEIMNGSPLIQGDKKVVSGTIIEAIDGIEITENMNFYSALNRKAGNSTIISYFNPETKTRWKERVKPISLRAEEELYYQRWIETNRKIVHKLSDGKLGYMHVRNMNDGSYREFLEEVMGEEVNKKALVVDTRFNGGGDLVDDLTTFLSGKKYMEFRSGGKVVGTESQRRWTKPSIMLIGESNYSDAHCTPAAYKDLNIGKLVGMPVPGTCSFVWWEQIQNGIVFGIPNMQVTDIAGDVLENKQLEPDIKVKNDFDNITNGKDEQIEAAVTELLKQIN encoded by the coding sequence ATGAAAATTTTCGCTCTTCTCGTTACCATCTTTACATGCTTTACTTTTCAATTAACGTATGCACAAGACAACGACAATTTATGGTTTAGAAACACAGCCATTTCTCCAAACGGTCAACAGATTGCATTTACCTATAATGCAGATATATATGTGGTTTCTGTTACAGGTGGAAAAGCTAGACGACTAACATCCCACAGTGCTTACGACACCAAACCTGTGTGGTCACACGATGGATCCAACATTGCATTTTCATCTAACAGACACGGCAATTTTGACATTTTTGTAATGAACATAAATGTTGGGAATTTAAAGCGATTAACCTACCATTCTGCAGATGATTGGGCCTCAGATTTTTCACAAAACGACAATGCAGTTTGGTTCAATTCTATACGTTTAGATGACGCTAAGTCGCTCCTTTTTCATGATTTAGGGGAATTGTACAGTGTGTCTTTAAATGCTGAAATGCCAATACAATTATTAAGCATTCCTGCTTACAAAGCTAGAAATAATGCTAATGGAGATATTCTGTTCGAAGAAATAAAAGGCTACGAAGATCAATGGCGAAAACATCACAACTCTTCTGTAACACGGGATATATGGATTAAAAAAGAAACTGGAACATTCGAAAAACTATCCAGCTTTAATGGTGAAGATAGAAATCCTGTTTTTGGTCCTGATGAAATCATTTATTATTTGTCTGAAAAATACGGAACTATGAATGTCATTCAATCATCGCTTTCCAGTCCTGATGAAACGACTCAAATTTCTGACTTTACAATGCATCCTGTGCGTCATTTATCGGTTTCAAACACAGATATCCTTTGTTATAATTTTAACGGTCAGATTTATACACAAAAACCAAACGCCTCACCAAAATTAATTAGCGTTGATGTTTCTGGAGACACATCGCTATTAAAAAACGAATTGCTTTTTGTGAACGACGATGTGGAGGAAATGGTGCCCTCTCCAAACGGAAAAGAATTGCTCTTTATATATCGAGGCGATATTTTTGCAACTTCTGTAGATGGTAGTTTAACCCGGAGAATAACCAGCACTCCTGAACAAGAACGCCATATCGATATCAGCTCAGATGGTCGCACCATTGTTTATGCTGGCGAACGCAACAATAGTTGGAACCTTTACACACAAACCCTTCCTAATAAAGATGAAAAATATTTTACCATAGCCTTAGAGCTCAAAGAAGAGATTTTACTAGAAAATGAAGCCGAAACCTTCCAACCTAAATTTTCTCCAGACGGTGAAGTTGTTGGTTACCTAGAAGACCGTACTAAGCTTAAAACCATAAATTTAAAATCAAAAGAAATTACAACTATTCACAATGGCGAAAAGCATTTTTCCTATGCCGATGGTGACCAAGATTTTGAATGGAGTCCTGATGGAAAATGGTTTGCCGTCACCTTTTATCCAAATCGTTATTGGGTAGGCGAAATAGGTATTATTAGTGCCAATGGCGACCAAAAGTTAGTGAATGTCTCTAAAAGCGGTTTTAGTGATTTCAACCCAAAATGGTCTAAAGATGGCAGTATTTTATATTGGGCTTCAGACCGAAATGGCATGCATAGTGTCGCAAAAACGGGTCCTTCGGAAAGTGATATCTACGGCGTATTTTTAACGCAAAACGCCTATGATAAATTCAAGCTTAAGAAAGATGAATTTGAATTATTAAATGACGACGAAGAAGAAAACGAAGAGAAAGATGATAATTCAAAAAAGAAGAAAAAAGAGGAGAAAGAAAGAAAAGAAGAAAAAGTAATACAACCGATTACGATTGACTTTGATAATCTTAGTAAGCGAAAAGAAAAGCTTACCTTATTCTCTACACGTTTATCTTCTGCCCTTTTATCCAAAGATCTTAAACAGCTTTACTATTTGGGCAGTTCAGACCGTAAAGCCGATTTATGGAATCTGGATTTAAGAACCAAAGAAATAAAATCTCTTGGTAAATTCGGAAATGGAGGACGAGTAGCTTTTGATGATGAGCAGGAAAATCTCTTTGTTTTAAGTGGCGGAACAATTTCCAAAGTAGAAATTAAAACAGGTAAGAAGGAGGCCGTTGATATTGATTCTGAAATGGCATTCGATTTGTCTGCTGAGCGCGCATACTTAATGGACCACGTATCTCGACAAGTGAAAAAGAAATTCTTAGATCCAAATCTGCACGGCGCACCATGGGATTCGCTAACCACCAATTACAAAAAGTTTGTGCCCTACCTAAATAACGACTTTGACTTTAAAGATATTTTAGGCGAACTTTTGGGTGAATTAAACGCATCGCATACAGGAGCACGTTTTAAAAATGAAGATAAAAAAGGAGACCAAACCGCATCATTAGGCGTATTCTACGATACTAGTCATAAAGGAAAAGGACTAAAAATTTTAGAAATTATGAATGGTAGTCCATTGATTCAAGGCGATAAGAAAGTGGTTTCGGGCACTATTATCGAAGCGATTGATGGAATCGAAATAACGGAGAACATGAACTTTTACAGCGCCTTAAATCGCAAAGCTGGTAATTCAACCATTATTTCTTACTTCAACCCTGAAACCAAAACCAGATGGAAAGAACGCGTAAAGCCAATTTCATTACGAGCTGAAGAAGAATTGTATTATCAGCGTTGGATAGAAACCAATAGAAAAATAGTGCATAAATTATCGGATGGCAAATTGGGTTATATGCACGTCAGGAATATGAATGATGGTAGTTATCGCGAATTTTTAGAAGAGGTAATGGGCGAAGAAGTCAACAAAAAAGCCTTAGTTGTAGATACGCGATTTAATGGTGGAGGTGATTTAGTAGATGATTTAACCACTTTTTTAAGTGGTAAAAAGTATATGGAATTTAGATCTGGCGGCAAGGTGGTTGGTACCGAATCGCAACGTCGTTGGACCAAGCCAAGTATTATGCTTATTGGAGAATCCAATTACTCAGATGCGCATTGTACGCCTGCTGCCTATAAGGATTTAAATATCGGAAAATTAGTTGGCATGCCAGTGCCTGGAACTTGCAGTTTTGTTTGGTGGGAACAAATCCAGAATGGTATTGTTTTCGGAATTCCTAATATGCAAGTAACTGATATCGCTGGAGATGTTTTAGAAAACAAACAACTAGAACCAGACATTAAGGTTAAAAATGATTTTGACAATATTACTAACGGTAAAGACGAACAAATTGAAGCCGCTGTTACTGAACTATTAAAGCAAATTAACTAA